In Bacteroidales bacterium, the genomic stretch GTACCGATAAACAGTGCAATACCGATTGCTCCGCCCATCGGAAAGCCAAGGCTTCTGGATAAAATATAATAAATTCCCCCGGTTTTAATTTTTTTATCTGTTGCAACAGAGGATATACTGAGTCCTGTTGTTAAAGAAATTACATGCGAGATTACTATAATAATTAATGCCGTAATTAAACCTGCATTTCCGACAACCCAGCCGAGTCGCATATACATAATAACTCCGAGAATTGTTAATACGGAAGGGGTAAATACGCCTGCGAATGCACCGAATTTTTTTGGTTTACTCATAAGTTTTCAAAAAATCAATTCTGTATGCAATTATACAAATTTTAAATTAATTTATTGAGTTTTAAGTTATTATTATTGATGTAAAACAAGAGTACTATTCAATTTTATATATTTTCAGTTTGCCGTCGCAACATGAAAAATTAATGATATATATTTCATTTTTTCCGTCTTTATTAATATCAGTTTCAAATATTTTTATATTATTCATATTATTAAAGAGGACGGTTCCGCTTTTGTATATTAGTTTAACGCTGTTATTTCCGGTATCATTGCATCTTGTACCTTGCTGAATAACTTCTGCTTTTACATTATTAAAAATATATTCAGTTGTATCAAAAATTTCTTTTGCATCCATATACCCTGAGTCGTTTTCAAAATACATAACATTAGTTCTGTATCCGATTGTTTTTAACGTGTCTGTATATCTTTTTAAGACATTTTCCTTCTTTTTAACAATAACAGAATCAGAAAATATGTAAATCCGGTTTGCAAGTCTTTTTTTAATCGGAAAATGTAAAATTATGGCATTTTCTTCTTTATATATTTGCCAATTCCTGAATAAATCAGCACGAAACATAATTCCTCCGGGTAATTTGTTGTCAAATATTAGTTCTGCCTTATTATCAGACTTATTAATTAATTCAAATTTTTCTTCATCAGATTGTGCATTTGAAAGTACAGAAAACGGGATGAGAAGAAATACAATATAATACTTCATAATCATTTTTTTATAAAGATACCGGAAAAATCAAGAATAAAAAAACGCTTCCGAAATGTGAAAGCGTTTTTTATTAATCTTCTAAATACTATAAATCTATATAAAACCCGAAACTGAAAGCAACGTTTTTATGCTTTAATGTAAGATCTTGAATAATGTCAGGGGTTTCAACTTTATTGTCTAACCAGCCGTCTAACAGTCCGTTATTATATTGAATTGTTAACGACAAATGCAAGTTATCCTCAATATTATAAACAACACCTGCACCTGCGGTTAAATAGAAATCAATAAATGTTAACGATTTAAAAGGTTTATAGTCAGTAACATTAAAATTAGGGTCATTCGGATGTTGTAAATCTGTAACTTGTCTCGTCGAAGACAATTTTATTGCAGGTGCTACACCGAAATTAATTAATGCTTGAAAATCACCTCCTACGTCAAATTGTCCGTTAAAATTTAAAGGTAAATATAGGTTTTGATATTTAATATTATTTTCAACGCTGATAATCGGAGTAGGGTTAAATTCATCATTTTTTTGAGTTAATCCGAATTTCTCCCAAGAAAATATACCCGAAATATCAACATTAAAATTATCGGAAAATTTATAACGAACAGAGGGTCCGAATCCTATTCCCATTTTTGCTCCGTCGGTATCATAAGAATTGACAGAGTCATTATCAGTTACTGTTGTCCAGTTAATTACAGGTATTGCTCTTAGTCCGAATGACAATCCTTTTTGTGCATTTGCACTTGAGAAAGCAAAAACAGCAAGCACAAATAAAAATAATAGTTTTTTCATATTTTTAAAATTTAGAATTTTATAAAAAGTTAATTAGCAAATATAAGTATTTTATTTTATACCGTTTATTACATTATTCATTTTTTGAATTTCTTCTTTCTTTTTTATAACATCTTCTTTAAGAGTTTCAATTGTTTTTTTGTTTGTTTCAATTAAGGCAGTTTTTTCTTCGTTTTCCTTCGTTAAATCAATAATTGTTTGTTTGTTTTTTTCAATAGTATTTGCTAAGTTTTCATTTTCGCTAATTGTTTTGCTTTTGTTTTTTTCAATTTTAGCAAGTGCTGCATTTAATTCTTCCAATCCTTTATTATAATGTTCTCTTAGAAACTCTAAGGAAAATTCTTTCATAATTGTCATTAAGGCAGAATGTTCGCTCGGATTATCGGCTTTATTTAAAAATATGTCGTAACCGTATGAAATAAAAACATTCATTGTAGTTGTATTATCGTCTTTATTTTTTTCAAATTTTGTAAAAAAGTCCATGGTTCGTGATGTAACTGCGGGAAACATAGCTTCTTCGGCTTTCAAATCATCTTTTTTATCACTTTTCAACTTAAAATCATATTTCTTTTTTAAAAAATCTTTCCAAGCTTTTGCGGCATCTTTTGCACTCGGTTCAAATGTAATGCTTATACACGGTCTTGCCATATCATTTACGACACCGGTTCCGTCGCTTATGCTGTATATTTGCGAACTTGCAAAAAATGAAATCGCATATAAAAACACTGATAAAAGAACTATTTTTTTCATAATCTTATATTTTTAATTATTTATTTTGTTTCAGAATCTCAGAAACAATTTTTTATAACTGATAAAGTTATTCTGTTTTTTTTGTTTTACCAAATTTCTCTCGTAACAATTTCAAACTGATTAACAACAAAACTATTCCTATAAAACCTATTGAATACCATAAATATTGAACAGGAAAGTCCCAGATTGTATTAATTTCATTTGCTGTACCCGGAATTTTCTTAATATTATAAACAGGAGTTTCCGGAAGAATATCCGGAATAGTATCTTTAAAATAGGGTAAATCATAACTGGGAAAGTTTGCTGTTTTGCTTCCGTATATTATGCTGTATTCTTCATCGGGACTCAAATATGTAATAAGATAGTTTTTTAATTGGTATGAATTTGCTTTATAAAAAGTTAAAGGTTGGTTATCTTTATTATCAACAATAAATTCAATTTTTTTTGCTTTATAATCCCAAAGTAAAACTCTGTTACTTTTAAGGGAACCTATATAAAATTCTTTATTAAATTGGTCGTAAAAATCTTCACCTGAATACGGAACAGATGAAGTATCTTTCTTGCTCATAAAAACTTTTCGCAAATAAAACTCAGGTCCTTTTATTCCGAAAGAAATCATATCTATAAATTCAGGTTTTTGAAATTCAAGCGTAATAATGCTTTTATTCAAAGTATCTTTTTGTGTAATTTTAGGAGAGTTCAACTGTATATATTCTGCTCTGATATTTGTTAAATCATGAAAATAAATATTTGAAAGTTCAATCGGTTTATCATCATAATCATAAAATAATATTTTGTAGTAATTAAATTGACTTTCAGGCAAATCCATTATTTTAATTTCAGTAGAATCAGCATGAGTAATTTCAGGAACAGCCGGAAAATTATCTTTTATAACAAACCAAGTGTTTAAATCTTCGCTTCCGTATAGTTTTAAGAAAATAGGATTATGCGTGTTTACTATTTTAAAAGTAAGATTTGAAATGTTTTCTTTTCCTTTATTTTCAATTTGAACTTCGGTATAATGTTTATATTTTTTGTATTTATTTTTCAGAATTTTCAGTTCGGTTCTTTTCTTTCTGTCAAATACTGTTTTTTCTTTTTTCAGAATGTATTGAATTTCACTTTTTTCGGAATCGAGAACTCTGATGTCGGGGAATGAGTGATTTAATTGAGATGTAATATCCGGACTTAAAAAAATTTTATAATATCCTGCTTTTTTCACGTCTCCGATTTCTGCTTTCCAACTATAATCTTGTGCAACAGCGGTAAAAATTGTAAAAAATAATATTAAAGTTGTAATAAATTTCTTCATCTGATAATATTTAAATCTTTTTGACTACAAAAAATAATAATGTTATAAATTTTCATTAAGCAAGTGTTTATTAATTTCTTTTTTCTCAAATAATCTTTGCCTTACAAAAGCAATAAATAAAAGTATAAATCCGACAAAAATTAAGCTTACCGTTCTTTGTCCGTTATCAATATTCGTATAATCATAAATAAATATTTTTAAACCCGTAACAACCGCAATAAACATTGAAATTCTTATTAATTTTTTATCTTTAAAAATCAAAGATGCAACTGAAACAGCTAATGCGGAAAACATCCAAAATAACGAATAATAAAAGTAATGTGCATTATTTATTATTGAGCTTACAGGTGTTCCTATATGATTATTGTAAATAACAGACAAATGATCAATTTCAGTGCTCAGAACAGCAATAAACAACAGTGACACAAGCCATTGGAAAATATTTTGCATTCTTTCACTTATATTTTTTACGTTAATATATGAAAAATAAAGAATAAAAAGTAAAGATGCTATAAGAATTGTATGCATAATAAATTGATTCATTGAAATTGAAACATTCATCAATAAATGCTCTCTTACTTTAATTATCTCGTACAGATACACACTAAAATAAAATGCAACTGAAAGCAATGCAATTATTGCACTAATTATTTTAACTGTTTTATTTTTAATAAAAATAATAACAACTACTGCCAAAAGAATAAATGCAAAATTATAAATACCCATATACATATTTAATAAATTTGCATCTTGCACCATTCTGGTCAGTCTGTAAAGAATCTCTGTATTAACGGATACATAAAACGCACCTACGGCAACAATAAAAATAAAGAACCGAAAAAAACTCATTTTTACGGGTTTTATTAAGAATTTATCTTTTGACCTGCTTAAAATTATAAAATTAATACCTAAGCCAAGGCTTGTCATTATACCTGATATAAAACTTTTATTTAACAGCAGTGCTTTTTCGGGTGCATTATGGGAAATTGCCAAATAATTTTCAACAACATCGAAAATAAAACTTGTAATTAAGCCAAAAATTAAAAACATTGATGCAAATTTCAACATTTTAATATTCAGTTTCATCGAAAACCAAAGCAACAGAACTGTTTCGACAGCCCAAACTATGGTCATTGTTTTTCCCACAAGTTGAACCGGAGGTATAAGCGTTATAAATAACAAACTTATTATACCGAACAGGTATATTAAACTTTTAGAAACTTTATTCTTTACAATTAAAACAAATATTAAGAATAATATATTGATAACTGCAATAAATGCCGTAAAAACACCCTTATATTCAGGGTTAAGAACATTCATCATGTACATTCCTACCGAATAGAAAATAAGATTAACCACCAGAGGTAATGATAGTTCTATCGGAATAAAATTTTGCACACTTTTTTTTATACTGTATGCTATTGTGGTTATTGTCAGTACAATATAAATAAAAATAGAGATAATAAATCCTACGGCAAATTCTTCAAAAAAACTTGCCTGAAAAGATTTATACACCCAAAGTATCAAATAAACACCGCTGAAAACAGCAGGAATGAACCTTGTAAGTATGTTTTTATTAAAAAATGCGATTATTAAACTTGCAACATCTAACAGTAAAATATAAATTAATATTACAATAAAGTTATTGTAATCTATTCCGGCAATAAAAGGAGCTGCAAAACCTGCAACTACCGCTAAAAGCAATAATTCAAACCTGTTATAAAACAAAGAGATGCTTACGGAAAATAATGTCAGCAAAAAATAAATTGAGAAAACTTGCAGTGTGGAAAAGATGTTGTAATTGTAAAAAGAAATTGTAAAAGTAATATACAAAGAACCGAAAGCACCTCCCATAAGAATAGAACTGAATGTTTTATACCTCTTTCTTATGAAATGCGATAAAACTATAAGTGCTGAGCTGATAATTACAGCAATAAAAAATCTGCCGGCAATATTAATATATGCCGAATTAACTGCGTATTTAACAAAATATCCGAACCCGAATACTAAAACTGCAATTCCTATATAACTTAAAAAATACTTCCTTATATAACGAACTGTATCGAGCTCTTTTATTTCCGTAATTAGTCTTTTAAATTTCAGAAATTTCTTTAATCTTCTATAACCTCTGTTAATAATTTTTACGGGAAAAATATCAGATTCATCATTGTATTCTTCTTCAACTTCTTTGTTTTCATAAAGAAAATGTTGAATAATACTTTTTTGTGTTTCTTTTTGAATTTTCTGTTCTTTTTCAATTAATTTTAAATCTTTCTTTTTACGACTTAAGCCCATAAAAAACCCGAAAGTAAATACCAACAGTAAAACTAATAATACAATAACAGAAACTATAATTACGACAATTGACATTTTCTATGCTCTAACTTTATTCAAATTTTCTTTTTTTCTTTTTTTCCGATAAAAAAGCTTGTAATTTTTTTAATTGACAAACCATGTTTATCTACACCTAATATATAACCGAATGGTTTAAGGCTTTCAACATTATCACAAACTATTTTTAATACAGCCATAAACGGAACTACAATAATCATTCCCGGTATTCCCCATATTGTTGCACCTATTATTATGCTCAAAATTGTGATAAACGGATTTAAATGAACTTTTCCGCCGACAATGCTCGGGGTTAAAATGTTATGGTCAATTAATGAAATAATACTGTAATAAATAGCAACGGCTAATGCCAAATATGGATTATCTTGTGCAACTAATGTAAAAAGCAAAGGTAAAATACCGCTTACGATTGTACCGAAATACGGAATAAATGAAAAACACGCAGTAATAATACCGAGAACTACTGCATATTTTATCCCTATTATTGAGAGAGCTGTTGAATGAACAATTGCAAGGATAATAACAACGGTTGTAACTCCCGTAACGTATTTAATGGTAACTTTTGAAATTTGTTTTATCAGTTTTTCTGCTAATTCCGAATGTCTTTTTTGAGCTAATTTATGAGCAAAACGTTCGGCTCTGTCTCTGAAAAAAAGCATAAAAAAAGTAAAAATAGGAATAAATAACATTGCTTCAATTGTGCCGGCAGCTTTCATTATTATACTTTTTACTTGCCCGCCGGTTTCAAAGAAGTTTCTGATGCTTTCAAGAATCCAAGTATTTTGATCATCTGTTGCAACTTGGTATTTTCCTTCAATAAAAGACTGAATTGCTAAAAAGTTTTCAATTGCTTGTTCTTTTATTGTATCGTCTTGTGCAAATTTTTGAATTTGGTTAATTAACAAGTTTATTGCACCGGTAATTACTGCCAGAAATATTAAAACTGAGATTAAAACGGCTAAAAAACGCGGAAATCTTGCTTTGTTTTCTAAAAAAGATGCAATAGGGTATAATAAATAAGAAAATAATGCAGATAATGCTAAAGGATAAAGTATGTGCTTAGCTGCTATTAATGAATATATTAGAAGAATAGTAAATAACAGAATTACTGTAAGTCTTACTAAAATCGGATATCGTCTCATCAGAGTTTTGTTTTACTGCTAAAATTTCAAAATTACTAATTAATTTTCAACTTTTGATTTAAAATTACCGTCAATCATTTTTGTTTCTGCTAAATCACCTTTTTTTACATCTTTTACAGATTTAATAAGTTTCCCGTTTACAGATGTTATACTGTAGCCTCTTTTTAATATTCCTGAAGGGTTTAAATATTTATTTTTTTGCTCAAACACCTTCAACTTATGTTTTTCTTTAATAATATTATTTTTAGAAGCATTCCTAAAATTCATTCGCAACATTTCAACCTTTTGTTTTTTGTTATTAATGCCGGTTTCAATGATATTTTTTAAACTTAACGGATATTGCAATAATATATGGTTCTTATTTTGAATAATTATTTTTGTCAAATTCTTCAAATCGGTTTTTTTAAGATTCAATTCAGCATCTTTCTTCAAAAGTATTTCTTTAACGGTAGGTTTGAAATTTGAAATTAAATATTCTAACTCGCTCTTATTTTCAGATATAATTTCTTTAATTCTGTGAGAAAAATCCTCAGCAAGTTGATTAATGTAATTGTAAAATTCAACTGTTGCATCAATAATAAAACCGGCAACTGCTGTAGGTGTTTTTAAACTTATATGAGCAACCAAATCTGTTATGGTTTCATCTCTGTCATGTCCTATTCCGGTTAAAACCGGCAATGAAAATTGAGAAATATTTAATGCAAGTTGATAAGAATCAAACCAACTTAAATCAGATTTTGAGCCCCCGCCTCTTATAATTACGACAATATCAAAAATATCATCAAAATCATAAATTTTATCAAGGGCTTTAATTATTGAATTCTCGGTTTCTTCTCCTTGCATGGCCGCAGGAAATAATTTTGTATAATATTTAAAACCGTAATCATTGTTTTCTAATTGGTCAATAAAATCTCCGTAACCGGCAGCTGTTTCTGAAGAAATTACGGCAATTTTTTGAGGAACAACCGGGAACTCCAATTCCTTATTCATATTA encodes the following:
- a CDS encoding outer membrane beta-barrel protein, translating into MKKLLFLFVLAVFAFSSANAQKGLSFGLRAIPVINWTTVTDNDSVNSYDTDGAKMGIGFGPSVRYKFSDNFNVDISGIFSWEKFGLTQKNDEFNPTPIISVENNIKYQNLYLPLNFNGQFDVGGDFQALINFGVAPAIKLSSTRQVTDLQHPNDPNFNVTDYKPFKSLTFIDFYLTAGAGVVYNIEDNLHLSLTIQYNNGLLDGWLDNKVETPDIIQDLTLKHKNVAFSFGFYIDL
- a CDS encoding AI-2E family transporter; the protein is MRRYPILVRLTVILLFTILLIYSLIAAKHILYPLALSALFSYLLYPIASFLENKARFPRFLAVLISVLIFLAVITGAINLLINQIQKFAQDDTIKEQAIENFLAIQSFIEGKYQVATDDQNTWILESIRNFFETGGQVKSIIMKAAGTIEAMLFIPIFTFFMLFFRDRAERFAHKLAQKRHSELAEKLIKQISKVTIKYVTGVTTVVIILAIVHSTALSIIGIKYAVVLGIITACFSFIPYFGTIVSGILPLLFTLVAQDNPYLALAVAIYYSIISLIDHNILTPSIVGGKVHLNPFITILSIIIGATIWGIPGMIIVVPFMAVLKIVCDNVESLKPFGYILGVDKHGLSIKKITSFFIGKKEKKKI
- a CDS encoding DUF2339 domain-containing protein, whose protein sequence is MSIVVIIVSVIVLLVLLLVFTFGFFMGLSRKKKDLKLIEKEQKIQKETQKSIIQHFLYENKEVEEEYNDESDIFPVKIINRGYRRLKKFLKFKRLITEIKELDTVRYIRKYFLSYIGIAVLVFGFGYFVKYAVNSAYINIAGRFFIAVIISSALIVLSHFIRKRYKTFSSILMGGAFGSLYITFTISFYNYNIFSTLQVFSIYFLLTLFSVSISLFYNRFELLLLAVVAGFAAPFIAGIDYNNFIVILIYILLLDVASLIIAFFNKNILTRFIPAVFSGVYLILWVYKSFQASFFEEFAVGFIISIFIYIVLTITTIAYSIKKSVQNFIPIELSLPLVVNLIFYSVGMYMMNVLNPEYKGVFTAFIAVINILFLIFVLIVKNKVSKSLIYLFGIISLLFITLIPPVQLVGKTMTIVWAVETVLLLWFSMKLNIKMLKFASMFLIFGLITSFIFDVVENYLAISHNAPEKALLLNKSFISGIMTSLGLGINFIILSRSKDKFLIKPVKMSFFRFFIFIVAVGAFYVSVNTEILYRLTRMVQDANLLNMYMGIYNFAFILLAVVVIIFIKNKTVKIISAIIALLSVAFYFSVYLYEIIKVREHLLMNVSISMNQFIMHTILIASLLFILYFSYINVKNISERMQNIFQWLVSLLFIAVLSTEIDHLSVIYNNHIGTPVSSIINNAHYFYYSLFWMFSALAVSVASLIFKDKKLIRISMFIAVVTGLKIFIYDYTNIDNGQRTVSLIFVGFILLFIAFVRQRLFEKKEINKHLLNENL
- the xseA gene encoding exodeoxyribonuclease VII large subunit; its protein translation is MSNNITLSELNRRISQNIKENFSDRFFIVAEISELNESRGHAYLELVEKDEEEVLRAKARATIWARTYRMLKPYFETSTGHKFEAGLKVLIVVTVEFHEVYGFSLNIKDIDPNYTVGDIERKRLLIIKKLEEEGVINMNKELEFPVVPQKIAVISSETAAGYGDFIDQLENNDYGFKYYTKLFPAAMQGEETENSIIKALDKIYDFDDIFDIVVIIRGGGSKSDLSWFDSYQLALNISQFSLPVLTGIGHDRDETITDLVAHISLKTPTAVAGFIIDATVEFYNYINQLAEDFSHRIKEIISENKSELEYLISNFKPTVKEILLKKDAELNLKKTDLKNLTKIIIQNKNHILLQYPLSLKNIIETGINNKKQKVEMLRMNFRNASKNNIIKEKHKLKVFEQKNKYLNPSGILKRGYSITSVNGKLIKSVKDVKKGDLAETKMIDGNFKSKVEN